A window of Drosophila sulfurigaster albostrigata strain 15112-1811.04 chromosome X, ASM2355843v2, whole genome shotgun sequence genomic DNA:
ttgctgctgctgctgctgctgatgatgatgatgatgctgtggACCAGGCGCATGACTTGTCTGCACAATGTACGTCTCCACTTTGGGTGCCTGATGTGGtcgctgctgtggctgctgctgatgatgatgatgatagttGGAGCCGGATGAACTCAAATAAATCGGACGATGTCCAGCAGGAGCATGATGATAAGATGAGGATTGATGATGCGATTGCGACTGAGGTGACTGTTGATGATAGTGATGGAAGTGATGCGTGTTGTCGCTGTCGAGCAGACTGGCAAAGTCAAAGCCGCTGCTCGATGCCAATCCATTGCCATGCAGCGATCCGTAGGTACTCTCATAGCCAGCGGGAggtggcaaatatttgtgcgAGGGTCCGTGATAGAGTCCGCTGCCACTGCCAAAGCTGAGAGCTGCATCACGCTTCAGCTTAACGCCTTGCGACTGCTGCTGAGGCTGAGGTTGAGATTGTTGCACTTGCTTGGCCAAAGAGTAGTTCAAGAGGCTGACCAGAAAGGCGCAGCCAAAGAGCGCACGCAATAGCTGCAAAATACGGGAATTTGGGAAAGTTAAAAacatgcatttatttaataaggatgcatattataaaaattgaaacaagtgTATCTCTGAAACATCAGCTACAAAGGTTTGGCTTGAAATTTAAAGATACTTGGGAAATGTtttgaaaaacaattcaaattgataACCTAAATTGTAagatttatcatttttataaatctgCAACTCTACTTTGTAATCTAAATTTTAtagttaatataattattttaaaaataaagatactTTAAAATCAAGAGAGTATAGAATGTGTTTAAAtgattcaaattgaaaaaccaaaatgtTGTACTTTATCATTTTTAAGAGATCTGCAATTCTATATCAATTtaatcattataattattgtaatattaaatatactttgaaATCAAGAGGTTATTGGTAAATGGttttaagcaaaatataataattgatcaTTTTTAAGAGATGTGCAACTCTACTTTGTAATctgaatttacaatttaaataggaagttataatattttctaatttttgtaattttaaaaaagtaaaaaggaAATCGGAATTTCTTACTTAttcgttttaaaaatgtaacatGGTAATAGGAATGTATTCTTTGTTAAGCTTCAAAATTATGGGAACATTCTGCCCCTTTCCCTATCATTTGTGTTGGTTCCatattaaagatatttataattgagtttaaaaaacaatatagCTTTCAAGTAAAAaggaaaatttgatttttataaaacttcatctttagtttaaataaatttaaaatttgggCATCTTCTCTATTGTTCTTTTTGGTTCCATTTTAAAGatatttggaatttaattatcaaattgttttcatgTTCTAACTATCACGTAAAAGTGCAAATttgatcatttttttttttattattttatgtttcaaATAATCTAATccatgaaaattattaaagctgcaaagtatattttttttgagcattcttgtttttttggttcatctagtttttatattttttttgtttatggaCTGTACACCTTTAATTGTAttcattcaataaaataatactaattttGTGTAGCGAtcgttataaaaaaaattgtttgataattgGGGTTTTActaattattgaaattgtatttcaaaacACGTTAAAAGCATATGCAAAAACATCACTTTGATCAGTCATCGaaatttaactaataaaaaatacttcttaataattttttaacttttactaCTTTTCAAAGGATTTCacacaataaaattgtttactcaaaagcacacgcacacacacacgcacacacactgataGTAACACTTACAGCGAACTGcatctttgttgttgttgcacgtaaacaaaaagaaaacgataaaaaaaaaatgaacagcGATAAGTGTATCGATCGATACGTGTTGTATCCTTGCTGTGTGTTATCGAACGCGcttttttcactctctctcgctctctttgtgcttttcgctctctctctctctcgctgtgcTTCGCGTATATTCCACAAGTGCTGCGCGCCGAGTGTTGACGACCTCTGCACCGGCCAACCCTTTTATACGCGGCGGCCTCTTCGGCAAAGCGCTCGTCATTGTTGACGTCGACTGCGatggcgactgcgactgcggcgtcggcgtcggcggcggcggcgatgCGAAAAGCGCCAACTCGACGCACTTAacagttgttgtagttattattactgttgttgttgctgttggcatttTGCATATGGCAGCGATTTGGAGTTTCGTTTGCTCGCTTTGGTGGTTTACCGCTTTGCcatcttttgcttttgcttactCCACTCCACACACTCATTTTCACTCTCACTCTTGTTTGGGCGTATGACGGCGTGTATGAGGAGCACGCTCGCCAGACATGTCGCTGCAAGCACACACTGTCGCTTGCGCTTGCCTTGGCACAGTGGCTTCACAgtggtgttttttttgttttgttgaacAGTTAActatgcttttgttttcaattcaattattaatataaagttGAACTGCAAACAGTTGTCGCTATTGAAAGCTGTAATtagtcaaattaaataataaataaaataataaaactatacaaattttaatatgtcaaacattttattgattgtttTATACAATTATGTACTACTGAAAAGTGAAGTTggttaaattaaataataaaattatacaaattttattgattgtttCTTACAATTATGTAGACAAAATGGAAGTCAACAGCGAAGAATAGTTGTTACTGAGAATTAAAGTtagttaaattaattcaaaaaaccatatatgtaaattttaataaaattaaagcagTTGTTcgattattttgtataattaaatataccatgagGAGTGTCCGATAAAGTACTTTTTTGATCTACAGTAAAATCTCTATTGCCCGGCTAAAGGGTGTGTCCGCCCATATGAgttaaatatgtacatatgaaaGCACCATCGAGTGACTACCAAAAGGTGTCCGCTTAAGAGAGGTATACGTCGCAGAAAATTGAAcggtatttagtttttgaaTGATTTACtgatttaaattgaaagtcAAGCATTGTTTGTGaacattcaaataataatatacatacataatacatttagtaatgtatataataataataataataataataataataatataaaatataaaataatatgaataatatacaTGATACATATAGTaatatatgcaataataagtcataacaataaattatgtCAATATAATTTCGGatacatatattatagtaCAGTAtcttaaattgtaaataccaaatttaaagttcattatttggatttttCGACACTTTcaaacagaaaatgaaaatgcgtaTATTAACAGCACTTTGTTAACAGTCTGCTACATTAACATGCCAATGTTAATAAAAGCGTGTTGTTCTGTTATTAAGCGACAACTTTTCGCTTGCGTTTGCTGCATTTTCGCACCACGGTGGTGTTTTGTTTAGCTGCAAACTGTGCGGCTTTGACTCAAGTTCAAGTGACACTTTTGCCATATCGCATGTCTCAGtgcacaattgttgttgcacctccccctccccttccccttccctctATCCCTGTCTCTGTCTGCAGTGGAGCGATGCGTGtctgttgttggttttttggcttttggttttttccaACCTTTCCCAAGTCGAATTGCTTTATGcgtaaattgcaattaattccAAGTAgcattttgatgaatgtgagTGTGGATGACAAGACAAGAAAAGCACGCTCCCATTTCGcttcgcactctctctctctgtctctttcccCCCTTGGTGTATTCTTACAGTTGCTAACGGTAATCCACTCACGGAACCGCATCGAATCGcatttgttgtcgtttgttgttgttgttgatgtctgCTGTGAATCGCAAATGGTTTTGTCAGCTGCAcaaatgttaaacaaatttgtttgtctttaACTTTTGCCACCGTTTTGAGAGTTTTCCCCGCCCCAAACAAACGTTTGAAGTTAGAGATGGAGTTTTGAGTTGGGTGTAGCTGGGAACTTGGCattttgtctttgtctttttaTTACTTTGTGGCTGTGGCTATCAAGGTCCCTGCAATCCACTTGTCACGCCGCACAATTTGAACGAAACACTCCTCCAATTGTGTCATCTTGCAATCATTCGATCGTTTGCTTCTTACCAATTCAATTATGATTGCCTCGAGGCTCGCAAATGAACCGTTTAAAACTCCATAAATATGTATCTTTAATGAAGTCATGAGCATTACACGTcattgtttttgatttgtcTTAAGTCCGCCCCCAACTGTGTGAACTCTTTCAAACATCTGAGCATTTGCGCTTATCGGTAGTCTTAATAGTTAAGTACAAACTTTCGAGATACACTACGAAATTAAGGCGCAAAAGTGATCTTTAATGATGTATCGAAATTTCGTTACGACCTTCCAGTGCAGTACCGAACATATAAGCTATGACAATTACTGTAAGGCCTAGTCAAAGACGTTTTATGATCGCTATAATAGAGAGTTGTATTACTTACAGCACTAGGCTGTTCAAAGAGTTATAAACTTCTTTTTTCGGGTCGGTACTGCACAACATACAAGGAGGTTGTATTATGTACAGCTCagaaattaacttttattgtGATCGGTATTGAGAAAGGATCTTAATATAGAGCTGAATTATTTACAGCACAACGCTGTTAAATAAGatttagattatttttttgtaatcgGTACTGCACATCATAACAGAAGGTTGTATTATGTACAGCAAAAGATTCTTTTGGTGATCGAAAGTAGTTCAATAGAGAGTTGTATTACTCACAGGCTAAAGCTTCTAAAATGCATGTAGAAGGTTATATTTGCAGCTGAGCCTATCAACATATAAACTCGTATCCTGGTCGGTACTGCACAACTCACTAGAAGGTTGTATTATGTACAGGTTGAAACAGAAATTAGCTCCATTTGCAAAGGGTACTGAGGAAGGATCATTATAGAGAGTTGTATTATTGACAGCGCAAGGCTGTTAAAAGAGATTCAGATTCTTTTACTATTAAGCTACATACAAACTCGTATCCTGGTCGGTACTGCACAGCACACAAGAAGGTTGTATTATGAACAGctaataaaaacagaaatgtaCTCTTTTCGGGATGCGTACTGATAAAGGATGTAAATAGAGATTTGTATTACTTTTAGCACAAAGCTGTTCAAAGAGATTTAGATTAATTTCCTGGTCGGTAATGCTCAACATACAGGAAGGTCGTAGTTCAGTTTAAGACAGAAATTTACTCTTTTAGTGTTCGGTATTAGTCACAGGTTAAACCTTTAAACAAACATAAAGAgtggtatatatataaagcagagactataataaattataaagacTCTCTTCCTGGTCGGTACTACAGGAGGCTGTTAGCACagagttttattatttagagCTTAATCTGTTTaagttcataaattaaaattcaaattgtctGTATCAAGTCTGCAAAGACCCACCCAAGAAGCTAGATCTGTTTTGCAGGGACAGTGTTAATGTGATTAGCGCATCTGCGAGTCGTCTTCTCATCGGATGACATCAGCTATTGTGGCCGGGTTTTTGCTTCAGTTTCCCTCTCAAGCGAGCTTCTGCTTTGGGACGTGTGGCGTGCTATTGTTGTAGCTTTTGGCCCATGTAATTGCCAGGCCACTTGCTGTGCCATTGTCAATCTTCATAAGCGACCTCGTCTCTCTCGACTCCGCGACTttgacttcaacttcaactttttaacgtcaacgtcaacgttaCTGTGGcagtggctgttgctgtgttgcgcAACGTGGGCAACGTGTCGCTGCCAAGGTCACCTGCCACACACGAGGCAAGAGTGTGTGCCGCAGATAATTTCACCAATTTAACGTCTCTTTAGGGTCTTAATTTGGGGTTTcaaaaaggaaaggaaaggcaACCCCAGCAGCAGACGTGGGTAAAAGTGAGGCAGCTCCCTCATCATCAAGTGGGCGTGAACTAAATCATGAACTGACTTAACGAGGAGGATGTTGCATTGAGATCTATGATTTATCTATGGCCTATATATGATCTGTGATCTTTGATCTATTCTCTTTGATTTATGATCTATGATCTAATATATTTTGGAGTCTTAAAAAGGAACAGCAAACCCATCAGCAGACTTGGGTAAAAGTGAGAACTCATCATAATGCGAGCGAGTGAAGGAATTATGAAGAGGATGGTGGATTAAAATCTACGATTTATCTATGGCCTAAGATCTATCTATGATCTTTGGACTATCTAAAATCTATAAGATCTATCTATGATTTATCATCAGTCTATCTATCAAAGAGCTGTGATCTTTGATCTATGATCCTTTAAATATCTATGATCAAAGATCCATCTATGATCTATGATCTTTAATCTATATATGATCTAAAATCTataatctatctatctatgttCTAAGTTCTATTTATGCTCtataatctttaatatttctttgatCATTGATCTATGTAGCTATCTATGATCTATGGACTGTCTACGATCTATAATCCTTAATCTATCTATGATCTATTTATCTAAGAGCTTAATCTTTGATTTATGATCTTTAATCTATATATGATCTAAAATCTATGATCTACCTATTTATGTTCCAAGTTCTCTCAATGATCTATGATCTATGGACTCTATGATCTGTGATCtttaatctacatacatatatattatctaTGATCTATCTATCAATGATATATCCCTCTATTTAGTCGCTAACTAGTTGTGAATTAAGTACAGCTTAGATATGTGTTTTGTTGGCTTTATTTAGTTGCTAACCAGATTGTACAGTGTGCCTGGTGACatgtaaatgaaatgctgctgctgctgatcctCGCCGATCTGTTGCTCATCGGAGGCCTCCTCGGTAGGGTTGCTGAAGGCGGCCTCCTGTTGTGGATATCCTGGCGCATAAAATCCGGGCTCGGGcagatgttgcaactgttgttgttgctgtgattgctgttgttgctgttgttgttgctgttgttgttgctgctgctgttgctgttgctcctcgTGCTTATCCACACTGTAGCCCGCAAAGGGAGAAGGTCGGAAAGGTAGCGTAAACTGACCTTGCGCTGGATGCGGCGTCAAGAGGCCCAACAAAATGGGACGACGTCTGGCTTGAGGTTGAGCGGtagttgatgctgttgctgaagCTGTTGCAGGAGCTGGCGTAGCTGGAAAGAATTGAGGTCCTGTATATCCCAAGCTGAGCTGTTGCGTGTCGAGAGGCTGAGCGGCATTACCGGACGGATTGGGAGGGGGTGCTACAGTCAAAGGCTGCCAAGGCATGGCGTATAACCAATTGCCATAGTAGTAGATgggcggcggtggtggcggaGGTGGTTGCGATTCCACGGCCAGGATCAAGGCCAACGCGAAAGTGAATTGCTTCAGAGAGTGGCTCTGCATGTTGTGTTGATGTCGGACCGAGTGTTGAAGTGAGGTTGTTGAGTCAACAAACAATATCAAGAGCTTATATAGCAGCCAGCTAACACTGCTGTAATTGAATCCCTGCAGTTCCGTTGTAACCGATCTCCTCGGATATGGGATACGTGTGCGCTATGTCGCTTGTCACTGCCAGAGATCATTGCTCGCGCACTTCCTCGTTGCATCATTGACATTGGATGCGAGATGCGAGATGGGAGAAACTAAAAGAGACTCAACTCTGATGCACCCTTTTGGAGAAAACTTGAATTCATAACATACAAGATTGGCTGGCATACCTCAAATGCGCTTAAAAACAACTATTATTAGTGGTAGAGCCGTCAGTCTGTTTATAACATCGAAATGAAACTCTTGCTACCAAgtaaaaaacatttgcaattaaagCGGTATTATCGAGAAAAAtagtcaaataaaaaataccaaaagctatatttgttaaagcaatatactactacattcaaaatatatcaaatatactacaaaatatgtCAGCTACTACTACatgccaaaatataccacaaatgtCAAATGCAGCAGTTACTAGTATACTACTacatccaaaatataccaaatatatactgcaaaatatgccaaattgtCAATTAAAGCAGTTTACAATATACtgttatattcaaaatataccagattgccaacTACAGCAGTTAACAATATActacaacattaaaaatataccatataccacaaattataccatattaccaaaaaaaaaaaaaagtagttgacAATATACTActgcactcaaaatataccaaattgtcaactaAATGAGgtaacaatataccatatattacaAAACATACCGATTTGTTAACTAAAGCAGTAAAGCCAGAACACCAGCAgacaaattttgaattgatCGCCATCAAACTCGAAAACCataaagttattattgtgtgaactaatttttttttatattttttttttgtttgttttcgatttcgGAAGTTGACATGgcagaaataaaaattgtagtctctgagatccggGCATAAAACTCAACTATGAGAATCAATTAATCAGTCTAGACTGCAAATTGAGCTACGCAAAGATCTGtgccaaatatttgttgattgaatttgttttgatttgattggaGTTGTCTGTAAATTCGAAAGATACTTTCAGGTGTGCCTTTCtccttttttgcttttttttttgttgttttcttggCAAATATCTCGCACAATGCTAGTTATAAACATAATTCTCTAAACGGTTTTCAACGCTTGCGCAAATCATGTTGCAATCTGGCAAGATAATCATTATGCTGCCATTACCATTTCTTGCTCTCGCTGTTTACGCGCTCAACAATCCATGTAACTGTTTTGACtccctttttttctgtttctgtttctgttttagCCAAGTTGTGAAATTGAATTGCTGCCTCCACTTCCATTTCGCTGCCAGCTTACGTAATCCAATCCATCTGTTGATATTGATAACGATCTCAATctcaatcgcaatcgcaatcgcgaTCTCGCGATCTtgttattgatattgatattaatattgcGCTGACCCGTTGTCAGGATGTTGCTGCTTGATCCTCAGTCTGCAATTGAATGTTagataaacaatttgtttgaatGCAACAAATGGCGacttcctgctgctgctgctgccacaggttgcaagttgcaagtttcaAGTCGAAAGCAATAACATCTGCAGCCAGGCGCGTTTTCAATCATCAATGATCtcgatataaataaaattcatattggtttgatttaaatttttaaaagataCTCATATGATCTTGATATCCATCTTAATGATGTTGCTAAAAATCTAATGCacattgatttcatttatatttttaaaagatattcatattttgtagCCTTATTTTAAGCAGAGccaaatttgtatgtattttcataTTAGAATAGtagtaataaattttattacgATAGGATTAGACTAGAAGAAgtttattctatttaattgcTTACTAAGATAAACTTagaaaagttgaaatttattttatttatttgtttaatcaGACAAGATTAGAAtagtataaatttattttacttatttgcttattaaaaaaaaaatatacatttataaaataatatatactataaaataataatacagtTAAGAGGCTAGAGCACTGACAACAATAGCCTTTATTCAATAGATAATTATATTGCTTAAGTATCGctaaaaacttatttattgattatattaaatcatgaatttaatactaaatttaatttacagaaAAGAGTGTTCTGGCTGCTGGGGCCTTCCactctttttttataataatattgaaataatagtTCACTAGATATGTATacttttatcatattttattgggcattttaataatagttgattgaactatataaatatcataaatatttcttcttttaatCAGTGTtcaaaatttcattacaaattTCTATTACAATTATTGCCTAAAattaaacagttttttttctcaatGCATAGCATTGAAACTAAAGTTAATTGgatcacaaaaatattactaaCAGCGAACATATTTCTGCTTTTGATATAAATTTcgttatttattgcattttattattaaaatcttAACAACTTTATTCATATACTTAATTATTCACATAATAGTATCTATCTATAATAGTAtcatttatagtatatttatgcattcaaTCAAAGACATTTGCAGCGCCCCAAACTGTGGCGCCCAATTCCCCTTCAATACCTTTTAAATCCGCCCCTGGCGAGCGCAACTTGTTGTTATCATTATTTCTTTGGCGTTGTTGCTGTGGGTGTTTATActctgattttatttttatttactttaccTTCACTTTTCATCTCTTTCTTTTCCACTCGTCTCCGACCCTCAGCCCTTTGCCAACAACTGCTTTAGATTGAAAATCACGTCGAATGGGAAGCGATGCtccaacctcaacctcaacttcgacttcaacttcagctcgcaactcgcaacaacaaaaacagcttcgactttgactttggGTGATTTGCATAACGGAAGCCAAGCATTTTTAACGCGTGCGTTTGTTTCGCTTGTTTTCTTTAACGTTATTTGGTTTTatgaaattaactttaatttcacatttaaatggattttaattcacacccacaacaacacgcacagcaaaagagaaaaacaacgAAGCTCAAATACactaacaaaagaaaaaggcaTAGCTCAAGCTGTTTCAAGTCGCTTTAGTATCTTatagtaatattattataagagtataatataatacaatttgcGATTAGATAAcaagtttaaaattattttggaaatgacaatctggtatattttaaaaagtaatggtataccaatataccaaatatagcttttgatataatttgatatgttatggtatattcatttggttttaAGACTAATAGCGCACtctttttaatgtaatagtatattgatataccaaatatagatctcggtatattttggtatttttcagtatattcatttggtatatattgagACTTACTGCACGATGTTTCTTTATGtgatagtatatcgatataccaaaatatatttcgatatatttcggtatttttagtatattaatttggtataaattGAGAATTACTACACGATGTTTCTTTATGtgatagtatatcgatataccaaatatagatattggtatattttggtatttttcggtatattaatttggtatattgtggtatattattttggtataaattAAGATTAATATCACTGTTTTTCGAAAGTAATAGATAGtctatcgatataccaaatgtagacTTCTTTATAATTTAGAACCTTTTCGGTAtgttaatttagtatattatacatgtactataaaatttattacaaattgaagTGAGTATCATGACTtaactgtagttttctttctCACTTACTATAAATGTGcaagaatatatttcattttagtatataaaatctACCCAATTTCTAATTCTAATATCTTTACGAAACTTCATCCGAAAGTAAAAAAcataatcaacaaaaatagaatcacaaaattaacaaatttaaatcaaaagaatAAAATGTCCAGCATACCCAATTGTTGCTAGAGTATAGTATTAGACAATTTTCAAGTTCAAATTACACAATTTCTTGCAATTAGCTGCCAGAATTTAGATAATGCGGAAACAAAGACGGCGGCGAGCCGGATCTAAGCCTAGTAGAGTCTCTGggaaaaaaaatggaattaattgtatttcgCAACTGCGAACATAATCAAATTAGCTGCGATTATTTACGAGACTATCTTTTGGGTTTTAGCTTTACAGCTGTCCGTTGTCAAGGCTGCCCCTGAGTTTGAGCTCATCAAGAAGTTTATTTTGGGGAGTTTCTTGGACAATGGACGCAGTGGAGCGCAATGAAATGCACTCAACTTGATGTAAATCAATTATATTGTCCCAGCATAAtgagaaaacaaacaaatgaaatgcattaaagTCAGTCTAAATaggaaaattataaaattgtttacccaatgaaaaaattaatgaaaaatagaAGTATGGTGCCCGAATAAGTTTTTCCTAAATGGTACTTATGTTACTTTTTTGCTGTACTGCAGCTAttacttaatatataaaataaatcgaaaaaagattaataaaataaaaatataagaactTTAAATTTAGAGTAAACAATCCAAATTGTCTCGAGTGCGCTCGAATTGTAAATAGTgtcgaattaaatttaaaatataccaaattaatatatcacacaaaaatactacaaatataccaaaagctatatttggcatattggtatttataacatttttatctgatcgcgaccaaattttcaggatactatagttgttattgtctGTACCAGACTCAAGTTTTAATATAACGCATGTTATTcgatattttgttaatttgtggggacggaagtgggcgtggcaaaaatttcaaactaAATTGATCTGACTGCAAACACAACAAGTGCTAccgaaaaattattatatctctatttctcctagtctctgagatctaggtgttcatacagacggactgacagacagacagattataaaaaaaatttggtaAGCAGAGAATTGATTTgtatttaagaattaattaaaataaaataagaaaaaaatactttctacttttttattaatttatattgtatcaacttaaataaaaactatgaaaaaaaggtacaaaaaaacacagttgaattgttataaatatgttttatattgtgtacatataaaatataaaaaaaaatatggttGTGCTAGAATCGCTTTCTATAGTCGTATTGCATTTCTCTTGAAAACGAAATGCAAGCGTATCAAGTGTCCAGATTGAGGTTAAGTTGAGGTTGAGGTGGAGATTGAGGTTGAAGTGGAGGTTGAGGAACTCTTGCCTCTTGGCAacttgcagttgaagttgtgGTGAGTTCCCTCCGTCTTAGTAATAAGGCGCTTCAAATTCGCGGCTTGGCTGAAATACCATGGGTGAGGAAGACAAGgaagaggatgaggaggaggaggatgatgatgaggaggatgatgatgaggatgaggaggaggagccaATGTGATTGGGAGAGTGACTGCTGTAATGAGGATGTCCGTGGAGCAACTGCTCATCATCACGCAAGCTGCTGTAGGAGGAACTCGGCAACTCGTAGGAATTCGATTGCATCTGGACATAGTGACCAGAGGAGGATCCGCCCAGCAGTTGTTCGTAGCCTGTgaatggttgctgctgctggggaTCGGGCAACGCCTGAGTGGTCATCAATTGTTGAGGAACTCGCAGCTCAGACGCCACATAGCGAGAGCCGTGCGGAGGAGAAGGTAGACCAAAAGACGCACCAGACTCAGCCattgttgcaacagcagcagcaatcttATCACGCCCGGCAAACGGAAATGTATGCAGCATGTTGCTGTCGTGCTGAGCGacctgttgctgcaactgttgctgcactTGTTGTCGGCTTGCCTCTTGCCACGAGCTGCTgggttgctgtggttgctgttgccacgAGTTACTCAagatttgctgctgttgttgttgcttctgctgttgctgctcacGCCAGCTGTTGTCGGCGAGTTGTGGTTGCTGCCAGGCATTGCTtggaagctgttgctgctgcttctgttgttgctcctcGTGCCA
This region includes:
- the LOC133848145 gene encoding putative uncharacterized protein DDB_G0271606, whose product is MQYYEQQQPQQHSGNSWREQPHELQQHWQQQQSTKLQQLPGHNEQLLSSRWQQQQLPSNAWQQSQKQQPHEQQKQQQAFTSNAWQQSPKQQQPELSNNSWRGEQQQKQKQQEQQQQLFSGNAWQQPQKQQQDASNSWREEQPQKQQQPTDNSWREEQQQKQKQQKLFPSNVWQQSQKQQLSESNWHEEQQQKQQQQLPSNAWQQPQLADNSWREQQQQKQQQQQQILSNSWQQQPQQPSSSWQEASRQQVQQQLQQQVAQHDSNMLHTFPFAGRDKIAAAVATMAESGASFGLPSPPHGSRYVASELRVPQQLMTTQALPDPQQQQPFTGYEQLLGGSSSGHYVQMQSNSYELPSSSYSSLRDDEQLLHGHPHYSSHSPNHIGSSSSSSSSSSSSSSSSSSSSSLSSSPMVFQPSREFEAPYY